The Rhododendron vialii isolate Sample 1 chromosome 1a, ASM3025357v1 region TTACGGTCCGTGTAAAATGCAGAAAAGAGAGGAGGATAAGGGCCTCGGAGATAACTTAATCCGAACCCTCTCTAATCTGGTTTGGTTCTCATCATTGCACTCGAACTGCTTATTCATAGATAAGCAAAAACCTTGTTAGGGTTCTTATATAAAACCCATCCCACCCCAAGGATAAGCTTATCTGGGTGggcaaaataattaattggtGCACCTCTCAAATCTTTTCAAAccctttttgcatttttgttaCAAGGAAAAACTAAGTAAACTCTTACATTATCTCCTTATCTTCTCACTTTTATCTGTTCATTTCAACTACCAAACAAGCCATTTCTTAATTAAAGCCCTCTTTTTTAACTACAGCTCCAATGTAATAATATTAACCTAttatcttttcttcttcattatCCCAAAAACCTTATCCTCCCTGGATAGGGTGCTACTTTTGTCAATACTTTCAACCTTGGGAGTTTTTTGGTCAGAAACTAATTAGCTTTCTTTTAGTCTTTTTTCTTTGCTTCTCTTTGGgtggaggagagagggggaaaaaattaGGAGCAAAATAAAAGATATATTCGATCTAATGCAATGGTAAGCTTGATCCAGACGAAAGATACACAGTTTTGTTTTAAAACATTGTATATATGGTCTTCGAAGTAAATATATAATGGGATGATCTAATCTGCAATTAGATTATTCTTCTGCCAATAGTCTTAGGAGTAATGGCCCAATGGGGAAAACTGGCTTAATTGTTAAGTAAACTCGTGAGTTTCTTGtttcaaaatacaaattaaTATATTCTAGTCAAAAtagtactctattttttttttaattatcggCAATTCTTGTCAAATACTAGTTGCACAaactatattataaaacaaaaaactatgcGCACAAACTGATTTGTACGCAGAGCATTTCTGATAGTAAAATAATTAAGGTTTCGAATTGAATATATACTCTTAATTGTTTAATCTAAAATCAATGGTTTAGAGCGATTTTTGAATATTTCGATGACCGAAATAAGTTTGGAGGCAGATTAGATCGAGTATTGCGATCATATCTCTTCTTTAATCCTATATTTAGGTCAAGGGGTTACCTGATGCAAATGCAACCGGATACAGATGTGTTTTGGACCGTACGTCTGACACTTGGTCCAGAATACATATGTATTGCAAGCACTACAATGATGCACGTACGCAACTAATGTGTCCCAGTATATGTTCATTTTAGCTATTGAAATTAACTACGAAGATCATGAAATAatgaaagaaattaaagaaaaacatGCCGTGAAGAAACGTAATTACTACTTTTACTGAAGGAATGGGTGCTTTTTCTATCGGCATAAGCAATTACGTAGAGATACCTCAACTTACCATAACAAACCAAGGTACGAcgtagcatatatatatataaaggaaaaTAACCCAGTTCCACACAACAAACCTACAAACAAAACCATATACATAGTATATATAAGAGCAAGACTAAACATCATCTTCTCTTCCTGGCACTCAGCACAcaacttacttacttacttaacAAACCCCCATCGCAACATGCCACTAAACTTAGCAACAACATGCAGTACTTAATTAACTAAGGTATTCCGATGATGGGCATAAACGGAACATAGAAGCTCGACGGGGCCAGGCCCCACTCCCGCGGCAGAGGCAGGTCGACGGTCTTGGACGAGCCGAGGTCCGCGTTGTGGGCCCCACACTTCGCGTCCTCCTTCTGACCTGACACGGGGCACGATGTGTAGAAACTCAGAGGAGCGGAGATGGTGTAGGAATCTGCAGAGTCGTGGGCTTTCGCAGTTTCGGAGACCATGTTTTTTCTTGAGGCGTAGAGCTGGGTTGGACCACCGAGGATTTTGGTTTGGCAATTGAGAGGAGGAGAAGTTGCTGTAGCAGTGTCCGAGGGAAGCTCGGTCTCGAAGGCTCCATCTTCTGTTGTGGTTGCCACAGCCAGCTTTTTCACTTGGCTGCACTTCACTAGAACCTTGATGTCTGAAGCCAAAATGTGATGAAGAAATTAGAAGGAATCGCGAGGTAGTTACCATGTACTTCCTAGTTATGCATCCAATAACCGTGAACTCTTTACGTCACCAAGAAAGTCGAAATTGGCTGACGTGACACGTGAGTCATACCCGGAATGATCTAGTCCATATATAGCTTCTTTAAAATGTTGAAATTGTTTTTGCCTGTTTAGTATTAATTGTTACActatagagagatcgaggtatGCTACAATTGAATTTGGAATGACCGAGCTAGGCTTGTTTGCATTTATCCGTCAGAAAATATGAAGTCTTTGACAGTAGCCACTCTACATGATACATCAATCActatttatatatgtatgggCAGATATGGTTACGTTCTTCCTCAAACATAAAGTACCCAGTACTTATCTCTATTTATAATAATATtgacttcttcttctcttttttttttgcaatgcaTGGTGTTCCGAGCCAACTTGCACAGACCTCAGACTAATTCCTACCACCCATCCCACATCCGTTTCTCATGCTTACGCGTGGAGATGAGGTAAGTCTAAGAGTTACTGGCGGAAAGAATCGAACCTGGTCAGATCTCAAGAGGAAATAAACTCCTAAGTCTCAAGTCAAAACCACCCGACCACATCTTAGGAA contains the following coding sequences:
- the LOC131327657 gene encoding uncharacterized protein LOC131327657; the encoded protein is MAIHHLHQVVTALLLLALVFARVEFSACHVLKGSVTCLDCNSLSDLSDIKVLVKCSQVKKLAVATTTEDGAFETELPSDTATATSPPLNCQTKILGGPTQLYASRKNMVSETAKAHDSADSYTISAPLSFYTSCPVSGQKEDAKCGAHNADLGSSKTVDLPLPREWGLAPSSFYVPFMPIIGIP